In one Ananas comosus cultivar F153 linkage group 12, ASM154086v1, whole genome shotgun sequence genomic region, the following are encoded:
- the LOC109718927 gene encoding uncharacterized protein LOC109718927, translating to MLLRSSSSPPLNSWIAHQSPDHHHYHHNLQQLQHPAVDHHLHQQAKVVSLPHALLPRTTTTRRTRMTTTMLPRALSENNLSHPSPPILKQNSLPPPHDHHQKEDTNVADHEEEDGIKRGWDRKTESINATNSYYRKMLEADPRNSLLLGNYAKFLKEVRGDAIGARDYMERAIVENPSDGLLLSLYADLVWQTSKDARRAERYFERAIQAAPHDSHVLASYAHFLWEAEEAEDHGDEDAAPSNHFPIPPIQRAAAAVS from the exons ATGCTTCTCCGGAGCTCGTCCTCGCCGCCGCTAAATTCGTGGATCGCGCACCAATCTCCCGACCACCACCACTACCACCACAAcctgcagcagctgcagcacCCCGCAGTAGATCACCACCTCCACCAGCAGGCGAAGGTGGTCTCTCTCCCACACGCTCTGCTGCCgcggacgacgacgacgaggaggacgaGGATGACAACGACAATGTTGCCGAGGGCGCTCTCCGAGAACAACCTCTCCCACCCCTCCCCACCAATTCTCAAACAAaactctctccctcctcctcatGATCATCATCAGAAGGAGGACACCAATGTAGCCGATCACGAGGAGGAGGACGGAATAAAGCGCGGGTGGGACCGAAAAACCGAAAGTATCAACGCGACCAACAGTTATTACCGGAAAATGCTCGAAGCTGATCCCAGAAACTCTCTTCTGCTTGGCAATTATGCCAAGTTCTTAAAAGAG GTTCGAGGGGATGCGATCGGAGCGCGGGACTACATGGAGCGCGCAATCGTAGAGAATCCGTCCGACGGCCTTCTGCTGTCTCTGTACGCCGACCTTGTGTGGCAGACGAGTAAGGACGCCCGACGAGCCGAACGTTACTTCGAACGCGCAATCCAGGCCGCTCCTCATGACTC CCATGTGTTGGCTTCTTACGCGCACTTCCTCTGGGAGGCCGAGGAGGCCGAGGACCACGGAGACGAGGATGCAGCGCCGAGCAACCACTTCCCAATTCCACCAATCCAaagagctgctgctgctgtttcaTAA
- the LOC109718928 gene encoding uncharacterized protein LOC109718928, with amino-acid sequence MPSPPFSASSLVASPFRIYFSPACPFVPDLPLRPLSLPSPRLLLRRAPPLPRGSSRRRAAANSGAPPPPGGDSDDLSGLQERISRVQDRVRIFFAVLFWMSLFFWASACDGRDKPRNKKKFRFRK; translated from the exons ATGCCTTCTCCTCCCTTCTCCGCCTCCTCTCTCGTCGCCTCGCCCTTCCGAATCTACTTTTCCCCCGCGTGTCCCTTCGTCCCCGACCTCCCCCTtcgccccctctctctcccctctcctcgcctcctcctccgccgcgctccGCCGCTACCCCGTGGCTCCTcgcggcggcgcgcggccgCAAACTCCGGCGCTCCGCCACCTCCCGGCGGTGACTCCGATGACCTCTCCG GTTTGCAAGAAAGAATCTCAAGGGTCCAGGATAGAGTGAGGATTTTCTTTGCTGTTCTTTTCTGGATGTCATTGTTCTTTTGGGCAAGTGCATGTGATGGGAGAGATAAACCCAGGAACAAGAAAAAGTTCCGATTTAGAAAGTAA